A single region of the Candidatus Methylomirabilota bacterium genome encodes:
- the mgtE gene encoding magnesium transporter, whose protein sequence is MPAPKDLLERIQLRLEESLAGIGESVADLPPADVADLLNQLTLAEAATVITMLSVPRAVQVCNQPTLGRRSALLEQLEPSRAAAILEDLAADQRTDIVRQMGEHARRRLLPKLHAEARAEVERLLQYPARSAGGIMTTEFVRLDPAMTVGQALRHIREVAREKESIYAGYVMEPDTGRLLGSVSLRDLVMAELETPVVDMMRRKPVTVSALEDQESVAHKIAKYNLLAVPVLEQDGSVVGFVTVDDVIDVMIEEGTEDLLRMAAVEPGALDKPYFDNPILQVVRKRIGWLLLLFVAETFTGTVLRYFESELAAVVALSFFIPLLIGTGGNAGAQTVTTIIRSIALGEIRLRDALRVLTREASAGVVIGVLVGVVAFGRSLLWGVTLQLALTVSITVLAICAWSTTVGSLIPLAAQRLRIDPAVLSAPLITTLVDATGLIIYFTIAKVMLGL, encoded by the coding sequence AGGCGGCCACGGTGATCACGATGCTGTCGGTGCCGCGGGCCGTCCAGGTCTGCAACCAGCCGACGCTGGGGCGCCGCAGCGCGCTGCTCGAGCAACTCGAGCCGAGCCGGGCGGCCGCGATCCTGGAGGACCTGGCGGCCGACCAGCGCACCGACATCGTCCGCCAGATGGGCGAGCACGCGCGCCGGCGGCTGCTGCCCAAGCTCCACGCCGAGGCCCGGGCCGAGGTCGAGCGGCTCTTGCAATACCCGGCCCGCTCGGCCGGCGGCATCATGACCACCGAGTTCGTGCGGCTGGACCCGGCGATGACCGTGGGGCAGGCGCTGCGCCACATCCGCGAGGTGGCTCGCGAGAAGGAGTCGATCTACGCGGGTTACGTCATGGAGCCGGATACCGGGCGGCTCCTGGGCTCGGTCTCGCTCCGGGACCTGGTGATGGCCGAGCTAGAGACGCCCGTGGTGGACATGATGCGGCGGAAGCCGGTCACCGTCAGCGCGCTGGAGGACCAGGAGTCGGTGGCCCACAAGATCGCCAAGTACAACCTGCTGGCGGTGCCGGTGCTGGAGCAGGACGGGAGCGTGGTCGGGTTCGTGACGGTCGACGACGTGATCGACGTCATGATCGAGGAGGGGACCGAGGACCTCCTGCGGATGGCGGCCGTCGAGCCCGGGGCTCTCGACAAGCCCTACTTCGACAACCCCATCCTCCAGGTCGTCCGCAAGCGCATCGGCTGGCTCCTCCTCCTCTTCGTGGCCGAGACCTTCACGGGGACGGTCCTGCGCTACTTCGAGAGCGAGCTGGCGGCCGTCGTCGCGCTCTCCTTCTTCATCCCGCTCCTGATCGGCACCGGCGGGAACGCCGGGGCCCAGACGGTGACCACGATCATCCGGAGCATCGCGCTGGGCGAGATCCGGCTGCGGGATGCCTTGCGGGTGCTGACGCGGGAAGCCAGTGCCGGGGTCGTCATCGGCGTGCTGGTGGGGGTGGTCGCGTTCGGCCGCTCGCTGCTGTGGGGCGTGACGCTGCAGCTGGCCCTGACGGTGTCGATCACCGTGCTGGCGATCTGCGCCTGGTCCACGACGGTGGGCTCCCTCATTCCCCTCGCGGCCCAGCGCCTCCGGATCGATCCCGCCGTGCTGTCGGCGCCGCTCATCACGACGCTGGTGGACGCCACCGGCCTCATCATCTACTTCACGATCGCCAAGGTGATGCTCGGGCTCTGA